The following coding sequences are from one Triticum dicoccoides isolate Atlit2015 ecotype Zavitan chromosome 4A, WEW_v2.0, whole genome shotgun sequence window:
- the LOC119289065 gene encoding probable protein phosphatase 2C 74 — protein MLLYTVQFLCSVVAAFARLARALRKAMASVLCSPPVSLPATTSPASSAPLSMRRKAHPALSVAVGDALRERDQREAREQLLIAPAVDAFAACNGGGGAAQQVEPAKKAARGARKRPSMLVIPVAPEAVEVAAGWGTVVAEKEAEVEVEGEGFWLASRRGARHAMEDAYGVIAQKLGADSQLAFYGVYDGHGGRAAVDFVSDHLGKNVVAAVLATTTEEAQGTEPSSWSTDAVTAAIRAAYLATDSELVKQGLRGGSCAATALVKDGDIYVANLGDCRAVMCRGGVATAVTSDHTAAREDERSRIENSGGYVSCGSNGVWRVQDCLAVSRAFGDADLKRWVIPEPEIRRLPLTAGCEFLVLASDGLWNKVSNQEAVDAVSRSRAGRDSTGCFKELVDMARCRGSRDDITVMVVDLKRFTI, from the exons ATGCTGTTGTACACCGTCCAGTTCCTCTGCTCCGTGGTCGCTGCCTTCGCCCGCCTCGCCCGCGCCCTCCGCAAGGCCATGGCATCCGTCCTCTGCTCCCCGCCGGTCTCCCTGCCCGCCACGACCTCCCCTGCGTCGTCCGCGCCGCTCTCCATGCGGAGGAAGGCGCACCCGGCTCTCAGCGTCGCCGTAGGGGACGCGCTGCGTGAGCGTGACCAGAGGGAGGCCAGGGAGCAGCTGCTGATTGCGCCGGCGGTGGACGCCTTTGCGGCGTGCAACGGCGGCGGTGGCGCCGCGCAGCAGGTCGAGCCCGCGAAGAAGGCGGCGCGGGGGGCGAGGAAGAGGCCGTCGATGCTGGTCATACCCGTCGCCCCTGAGGCCGTCGAGGTGGCGGCTGGCTGGGGGACCGTTGTGGCCGAGAAGGAGgccgaggtggaggtggagggggaAGGGTTTTGGCTGGCGAGCAGGAGAGGGGCCAGGCATGCAATGGAGGATGCATATGGTGTGATCGCTCAGAAACTTGGAGCAGATTCCCAGCTG GCATTCTACGGTGTGTACGACGGACACGGCGGCCGCGCAGCGGTGGACTTCGTCTCCGACCACCTCGGCAAGAACGTGGTCGCTGCTGTGCTGGCCACGACGACGGAGGAGGCGCAGGGAACAGAACCGTCGTCGTGGTCGACGGATGCTGTCACGGCGGCCATCAGAGCCGCCTACTTGGCCACCGACAGCGAGCTCGTGAAGCAG GGCCTGAGAGGTGGCTCATGTGCCGCAACGGCGCTGGTCAAGGACGGCGACATCTACGTGGCGAACCTCGGCGACTGCCGCGCCGTCATGTGCCGCGGCGGTGTGGCGACTGCCGTGACCTCCGACCACACCGCCGCGAGGGAGGACGAGAGGTCCCGCATCGAGAACTCG GGTGGCTACGTGAGCTGCGGCAGCAACGGCGTGTGGAGGGTGCAGGACTGCCTGGCCGTGTCGCGGGCGTTCGGCGACGCCGACCTCAAGCGCTGGGTGATCCCAGAGCCGGAGATCCGGAGGCTTCCCCTCACCGCCGGCTGCGAGTTCCTCGTCCTCGCCTCCGACGGCCTCTGGAACAAGGTGTCCAACCAGGAGGCGGTGGACGCCGTCTCCAGGAGCCGCGCCGGCCGGGACTCCACGGGGTGCTTCAAGGAGCTCGTGGACATGGCGCGGTGTAGAGGGAGCAGGGATGACATCACCGTCATGGTGGTCGACCTCAAGAGGTTCACGATATAA